The proteins below come from a single Halothiobacillus neapolitanus c2 genomic window:
- a CDS encoding GNAT family N-acetyltransferase, with translation MNLDRDTTSRSNKPKIKTDSDRRLQVELALSQEQIDACFRLRYRIFVEELGAKIDCALPLGLESDHFDEYCHHMLVRDLDSGEAVACTRILTDTQAQVAGGYYSAKEFDLSCLRDIDGRVMEIGRTCVDPAYRNGATIGCLWSGLAQFMENNRFMYLMGCASISLDDGGVKANLIMDQLRDRYLTPDSLRVNSLRMLPPKNEDKVLREQDVRMPPLLKAYLRLGAQIGGEPFWDEDFNTADVFIWLERANLQRRYVRHFVQRKQEGLLDSLKSRQAA, from the coding sequence ATGAATTTAGATCGCGACACGACTTCTCGAAGCAATAAGCCAAAAATCAAAACCGATTCAGATCGCCGATTACAAGTCGAGTTGGCGCTGAGCCAAGAGCAGATCGATGCCTGCTTTCGTCTGCGTTATCGGATCTTTGTTGAAGAATTAGGTGCAAAAATCGATTGCGCGTTGCCTTTGGGGCTGGAAAGTGATCATTTTGACGAATATTGCCACCACATGTTGGTGCGAGATCTCGATTCGGGTGAAGCGGTGGCGTGTACACGCATTCTCACAGATACCCAGGCTCAGGTTGCGGGCGGATATTATTCGGCAAAAGAGTTTGATCTCTCTTGTCTGCGTGATATCGATGGTCGTGTGATGGAAATTGGTCGAACCTGTGTCGACCCGGCTTACCGCAATGGTGCCACCATCGGCTGTCTTTGGTCTGGTCTGGCGCAATTCATGGAAAATAACCGCTTCATGTACCTGATGGGATGCGCGAGCATTTCTCTGGATGATGGCGGTGTTAAGGCCAATCTCATCATGGATCAATTACGTGATCGGTATCTCACGCCGGATTCGTTACGGGTCAATTCTCTGCGAATGCTTCCTCCCAAGAATGAGGACAAAGTATTACGCGAACAAGATGTTCGCATGCCCCCTTTATTGAAGGCATATCTTCGTCTTGGTGCCCAGATTGGCGGTGAACCGTTTTGGGATGAGGATTTCAATACAGCCGATGTTTTTATATGGCTGGAACGGGCAAATCTTCAACGTCGTTATGTTCGGCATTTTGTTCAGCGAAAACAGGAAGGTCTGCTCGATTCGCTCAAATCACGTCAGGCGGCCTGA
- the htpX gene encoding protease HtpX produces MKRIILFLLTNLAVMVILSVAWFVISKVFGLGVTMDKNGINYGSTLVLAAVFGFGGSLISLMMSKWMAKRSVGAEVIEQPRNEAERWLMQTVERQAKMAGIGMPEVAIYDSPEINAFATGASRNNALVAVSTGLLANMTRDEAEAVLGHEIGHVANGDMITLTLIQGVVNTFVIFFARIVGYFVDRVLLKNQGDGPGIGFYVTTIVAEIIFGILASIIVMWFSRQREFRADEAGARFASRQKMISALERLKLNYDTPAQLPSQMTAFGISGHRGSFGRLFMSHPPLDERIAALRHGQSSGFGARTGTVQ; encoded by the coding sequence ATGAAACGAATTATTCTGTTTTTACTGACCAACCTGGCTGTCATGGTGATCCTGTCCGTCGCCTGGTTTGTAATTTCCAAGGTATTCGGCCTTGGCGTGACGATGGATAAGAATGGCATCAATTATGGCTCCACTCTTGTACTGGCCGCGGTATTCGGTTTTGGGGGTTCCCTGATTTCGCTGATGATGTCCAAGTGGATGGCTAAGCGCAGTGTAGGAGCCGAGGTGATTGAGCAACCGCGCAATGAGGCTGAACGCTGGTTAATGCAAACCGTTGAGCGCCAAGCAAAGATGGCTGGAATCGGTATGCCGGAAGTCGCGATTTACGACTCACCGGAGATCAACGCATTCGCCACGGGTGCGAGCAGAAACAACGCGCTGGTCGCAGTGTCCACCGGCTTGCTTGCCAACATGACGCGTGATGAGGCAGAAGCCGTATTGGGCCATGAGATTGGCCACGTGGCAAATGGCGATATGATTACCTTGACCCTCATTCAAGGTGTGGTGAACACGTTTGTTATCTTCTTCGCGCGTATCGTCGGTTATTTTGTCGATCGCGTTCTGCTCAAGAATCAGGGTGATGGTCCGGGTATCGGCTTTTATGTGACCACGATCGTGGCTGAGATCATCTTCGGGATTCTGGCAAGTATCATTGTGATGTGGTTCTCCCGCCAGCGTGAGTTCCGTGCAGATGAGGCAGGCGCTCGCTTTGCCAGCCGTCAGAAGATGATCTCGGCGCTTGAGCGATTAAAGTTGAATTACGACACGCCTGCTCAATTGCCCTCGCAGATGACTGCGTTCGGCATTTCAGGTCACCGCGGTTCATTTGGGCGCTTGTTCATGTCGCATCCACCGCTTGACGAACGCATCGCCGCCTTACGTCACGGTCAATCCTCAGGCTTTGGCGCGCGTACCGGTACGGTGCAGTAA
- a CDS encoding HesA/MoeB/ThiF family protein: MNDEQLLRYSRHIMLPEIDYEGQERIRGARVLIAGLGGLGSPVALYLAAAGVGELVLADFDTVDLSNLQRQVIHDTASVGLPKIDSAARRIAAINPDVKLRLVHDKLTNENLPKLLTDVDLVCDCSDNFALRFSLNAACVDAQKPLVSGAAIRMEGQVTVFDTRQPESPCYRCLYQEEGEDALSCSETGVLSPLVGMIGSLQASEAIKMLSGFGDPLVGRLALFDLKRAEFRTIRYRRDPDCPVCTNRPDSSR; this comes from the coding sequence ATGAACGACGAGCAATTACTGCGCTACAGCCGCCACATCATGCTGCCTGAAATCGACTATGAGGGGCAAGAGCGTATTCGTGGCGCCCGGGTATTGATAGCTGGCTTGGGCGGCTTGGGTTCACCCGTAGCCTTGTATCTTGCGGCTGCGGGCGTGGGCGAATTGGTGCTGGCCGATTTTGATACGGTTGATTTGAGCAATCTGCAACGACAGGTGATTCATGACACCGCTTCTGTGGGCTTACCTAAGATCGATTCGGCGGCTCGGCGAATTGCCGCTATCAATCCTGATGTAAAACTCAGGTTAGTTCACGACAAGCTCACAAATGAAAACCTGCCGAAATTGCTGACCGATGTCGATCTGGTTTGTGACTGTTCGGATAATTTTGCACTGCGTTTTTCGCTCAATGCGGCCTGTGTTGATGCTCAAAAGCCGCTGGTTTCTGGTGCGGCGATCCGTATGGAAGGGCAGGTGACCGTGTTCGATACGCGACAGCCCGAGTCACCATGCTATCGCTGTTTGTATCAGGAAGAGGGTGAGGATGCGTTGAGTTGCAGTGAAACAGGTGTGCTTTCACCGCTGGTCGGGATGATTGGTAGCCTGCAGGCCAGTGAGGCCATTAAGATGTTGTCAGGCTTTGGTGACCCTCTGGTTGGGCGACTCGCCCTCTTCGATCTCAAGCGGGCCGAGTTCAGAACGATTCGGTACCGCCGTGATCCCGATTGCCCGGTTTGCACTAATCGTCCCGATTCTTCCCGTTAA
- the ccoS gene encoding cbb3-type cytochrome oxidase assembly protein CcoS — translation MTVLYLFVPLSMVVAGILVWAAFWAIKNNQYEDLEGPAHRILMDDDDPRIPTQPHSPEDTKLESKSPQSKS, via the coding sequence ATGACTGTTTTATATTTATTTGTTCCGTTGAGTATGGTGGTTGCCGGGATCTTGGTCTGGGCTGCATTCTGGGCGATCAAGAACAATCAATACGAAGATTTGGAAGGTCCCGCCCACCGTATTCTGATGGATGACGATGATCCTCGTATTCCGACACAGCCTCATTCACCTGAGGATACCAAGTTGGAATCAAAGTCACCTCAAAGTAAGAGCTAA
- a CDS encoding phosphatase PAP2 family protein, whose protein sequence is MSFTQLPGVRLACGFSMTASLALILVEALPGARVAIFHAFNNLGPLAPGFWSGMTAMADTYLALGLLLPFMLWRPRLGALLLLSALIATAITHSIKPILDVPRPPAVLVADAMHLIGHRLDHGSFPSGHAVTAFTLAGLLIVGLRLSVGWSALVLLAAAVLGVSRMAVGVHWPTDVLAGAVIGLISVMLAQLWLNRWSSLNHARWPLPAGIVVTAICALSSPWFNAGYPLGQWANWSVAALGLVALFWASLRYWPQYRNRQRLPLNDLGRK, encoded by the coding sequence TGTTGAGGCTCTACCGGGTGCCCGTGTGGCCATCTTCCATGCGTTCAATAATCTCGGGCCTTTGGCGCCGGGTTTCTGGTCGGGGATGACCGCTATGGCCGACACTTATTTGGCTCTGGGCTTGTTGTTGCCGTTCATGCTATGGCGACCGCGCCTCGGTGCATTGCTGCTGCTTTCCGCACTTATTGCGACCGCCATCACCCACTCGATAAAACCGATTCTCGATGTGCCTCGACCGCCCGCCGTTCTGGTGGCGGACGCGATGCATCTCATCGGGCACAGGCTCGATCACGGTAGTTTCCCCTCAGGCCATGCCGTTACTGCGTTCACGCTGGCTGGACTATTGATTGTCGGCCTTCGTTTATCGGTCGGATGGTCTGCTTTGGTGCTGCTCGCAGCCGCGGTGCTGGGTGTCTCTCGAATGGCGGTGGGCGTGCATTGGCCGACCGACGTGCTGGCGGGGGCAGTTATTGGTTTAATTTCTGTCATGTTGGCGCAGCTTTGGTTGAATCGATGGTCAAGTCTGAACCATGCGCGATGGCCGCTACCCGCAGGCATCGTTGTTACTGCAATCTGTGCACTATCTTCGCCCTGGTTCAATGCCGGTTATCCCTTGGGCCAATGGGCCAATTGGTCGGTCGCTGCATTGGGCCTGGTCGCACTATTCTGGGCTTCGTTGCGCTACTGGCCGCAATACCGCAATCGGCAGCGCCTGCCCTTGAATGACTTGGGTCGGAAATAA
- a CDS encoding quinone-dependent dihydroorotate dehydrogenase: MNLYPLIRALLFRFEPETAHRLTFALLDMAAKTPWCTYARGKVTSSPVDVMGLTFPNRIGLAAGLDKNGDHIDALSCLGFGFIEIGTVTPRAQPGNPRPRLFRLADAEALINRMGFNNDGLESFLDNVQNRNSKGILGLNIGKNFDTPIERALDDYLIGLREVHRFADYVTINISSPNTKNLRQLQASDQFGPLLAALKKQKDELDRQNERQVPIVVKIAPDLSGEEIESMARLLLDEGMDGVIATNTTIDRAMVSGLPHADEAGGLSGRPVRKASTEVIRHLRATLPADFPIIGVGGIDSAAAALEKIEAGADLLQLYTGFIYRGPGLIREIAQALASADRSQQF; the protein is encoded by the coding sequence ATGAATCTATACCCGTTGATACGCGCCTTGCTGTTCCGATTCGAACCAGAAACGGCTCATCGACTGACGTTTGCCCTTCTCGACATGGCGGCCAAAACGCCCTGGTGCACCTACGCGCGCGGAAAGGTAACGTCGAGTCCGGTGGACGTCATGGGGTTAACCTTTCCTAACCGAATCGGCCTGGCGGCTGGGCTCGACAAGAACGGCGATCATATCGATGCCCTGTCCTGCCTCGGGTTCGGATTTATCGAAATCGGCACTGTTACGCCCCGTGCCCAACCCGGCAACCCGCGGCCACGGTTGTTCCGACTGGCCGATGCCGAAGCGCTGATCAACCGCATGGGTTTTAACAACGATGGCCTCGAAAGCTTTCTTGATAATGTTCAAAATCGAAACAGCAAAGGCATTTTGGGCCTGAATATCGGTAAGAACTTTGACACGCCCATCGAACGGGCTCTGGATGACTATTTGATCGGGTTGAGAGAAGTCCATCGCTTCGCCGACTACGTCACGATCAATATTTCATCCCCAAACACAAAAAATTTACGCCAGTTACAGGCATCGGATCAGTTCGGCCCATTGCTCGCCGCATTGAAGAAACAAAAGGATGAACTTGACCGGCAGAATGAACGCCAAGTCCCGATCGTCGTCAAGATTGCGCCCGATCTGAGTGGTGAGGAAATCGAATCCATGGCACGCCTTCTCCTTGATGAAGGCATGGATGGGGTGATTGCCACCAACACCACGATTGATCGCGCCATGGTGTCGGGCCTGCCGCACGCCGACGAGGCTGGTGGCCTGAGCGGTCGTCCTGTTCGCAAGGCCTCGACTGAAGTTATCCGCCATCTTCGCGCCACACTGCCCGCTGATTTCCCAATCATTGGCGTCGGTGGCATCGACAGCGCCGCTGCGGCTTTGGAGAAGATCGAGGCCGGCGCGGACCTGCTGCAGCTCTATACGGGTTTCATTTATCGCGGGCCGGGGCTGATTCGGGAAATTGCACAGGCGTTGGCGTCTGCGGATCGTAGCCAGCAGTTTTAG
- the prfA gene encoding peptide chain release factor 1 produces MLPSALLNRLFALSERYDELNALLSDPEVINNQDRFRSLSKEHARLHDLVVVLDRYQKAKADLQAAEHMSKEPDREMAALALEEMKELQTEIESLDEALKVHLLPHDPADDGDVILEIRAGTGGDEAAIFAGDLLRMYLKYADTQGWRTEILSEQPGEHGGYREVIAQISGDGVYAALKFESGAHRVQRVPTTETQGRVHTSAATVAVMPVVPESEAITLDPSTLRIDTFRASGAGGQHINKTDSAIRVTHLPTGMVVECQDERSQHKNKARALSVLAARLADAERQKAHAEQAATRKALVGSGDRSERIRTYNFPQGRVTDHRINLTLYQLDRVLLGDLDPIIHPLRQTDQADQLAALAQAPL; encoded by the coding sequence ATGCTCCCATCTGCTCTGTTGAATCGGTTATTCGCCCTGTCCGAACGGTATGACGAACTCAATGCGTTGTTGTCCGATCCGGAGGTAATCAACAATCAGGATCGATTCCGCAGCCTGTCGAAAGAGCACGCGCGTCTGCATGATCTCGTTGTGGTGCTCGATCGCTATCAAAAGGCGAAAGCCGACTTGCAGGCGGCCGAACACATGAGCAAAGAGCCTGATCGCGAGATGGCCGCACTGGCCCTCGAAGAAATGAAGGAATTGCAGACTGAAATCGAATCGCTGGATGAGGCGCTCAAAGTTCATCTATTGCCGCATGATCCGGCCGATGACGGTGATGTCATCCTTGAAATTCGAGCCGGCACCGGAGGGGATGAAGCTGCCATCTTCGCGGGTGATTTGTTGCGGATGTATTTGAAATACGCCGATACCCAAGGATGGCGTACCGAAATTCTTTCCGAACAACCGGGAGAGCATGGTGGATACCGCGAAGTCATCGCCCAGATCAGCGGCGATGGTGTGTACGCAGCGCTTAAGTTCGAATCCGGCGCGCACCGCGTACAGCGTGTGCCGACCACGGAAACCCAAGGCCGCGTCCATACCTCCGCTGCCACGGTCGCCGTGATGCCGGTCGTGCCGGAATCGGAGGCCATCACGCTCGATCCTTCTACCTTGAGAATCGATACGTTTCGCGCGTCGGGTGCCGGTGGGCAGCACATCAACAAAACCGACTCGGCGATTCGCGTGACCCACCTGCCGACCGGGATGGTGGTGGAATGTCAGGACGAGCGATCACAGCACAAAAACAAAGCCCGCGCTTTGAGTGTGCTGGCCGCACGACTGGCTGATGCCGAGCGGCAGAAAGCTCATGCGGAACAAGCGGCCACGCGCAAGGCACTCGTGGGATCGGGCGACCGTTCCGAACGTATTCGCACGTATAACTTCCCGCAGGGTCGTGTAACCGATCACCGCATCAATCTGACGTTATACCAGCTCGATCGTGTGCTGTTGGGTGATCTTGATCCGATCATTCACCCGTTACGACAGACCGATCAGGCCGACCAACTGGCGGCGCTGGCTCAGGCGCCGCTCTGA
- the prmC gene encoding peptide chain release factor N(5)-glutamine methyltransferase, which yields MTHEPGTPLAELIDEARCLLGGDADAMVDIRSLVSQLAGLDRARQLMELERLLPSATAARLRSAFERRAAGEPVAYITGFKPFWRHEFLVTPATLIPRPETEHLLEWALEKIPPQQALTVADLGTGSGVLAISLAIERPQIQVFGCDLSRDALLVARENESRLRADAALPIRWLQGSWLGMFKPESLDVIVSNPPYIRPDDPHLAIGDLRFEPQSALVAQDEGMADYRQIIEQASTRLKPGGWILFEHGYDQANAVAECLAQKGFQTISHRTDLAGQVRNTAAQRV from the coding sequence ATGACCCACGAACCGGGCACACCGCTTGCCGAATTGATCGACGAAGCCAGATGCTTGCTCGGCGGTGATGCCGATGCGATGGTCGATATCCGCAGCCTGGTGTCACAATTGGCCGGACTCGATCGAGCCCGTCAACTGATGGAACTGGAACGACTATTGCCGTCAGCGACGGCTGCGCGATTGCGGAGCGCGTTCGAGCGCCGTGCGGCTGGTGAACCGGTTGCCTATATCACGGGATTCAAACCGTTTTGGCGCCATGAATTCTTGGTTACGCCCGCCACGTTGATTCCTCGCCCTGAAACCGAACACCTTCTGGAATGGGCGCTGGAAAAAATTCCTCCGCAACAGGCGTTAACGGTCGCTGATCTCGGTACCGGCTCTGGCGTGCTTGCCATTAGTCTGGCGATTGAGCGACCGCAGATACAGGTTTTCGGTTGTGATCTGAGTCGTGATGCTTTATTGGTTGCGCGTGAAAACGAAAGCCGATTGAGAGCCGACGCGGCTTTGCCGATCAGGTGGCTTCAAGGTTCGTGGTTGGGGATGTTTAAACCAGAGAGCCTGGACGTGATTGTCAGCAATCCACCGTATATCCGCCCGGATGATCCTCATCTCGCTATCGGTGACCTGCGTTTTGAGCCACAATCCGCGCTGGTTGCGCAAGATGAGGGGATGGCCGATTACCGACAGATCATCGAGCAGGCGTCAACCCGGTTGAAGCCGGGCGGCTGGATTCTGTTCGAACATGGCTACGATCAGGCAAATGCCGTAGCTGAGTGTCTGGCTCAAAAGGGGTTCCAGACTATTTCGCACCGAACCGATCTTGCCGGTCAAGTGCGAAACACCGCTGCACAGAGAGTTTGA
- the metG gene encoding methionine--tRNA ligase codes for MTLQAPRRILVTSALPYANGPLHLGHIIETIQTDIWVRAQKLFGNECRYLCADDTHGTPIMLKAQQEGITPEELITRIGNSHKADFADFMIGFDIFHSTHSEENRRMASEIFKRLDARGLISRKTIKQAYDPEKEMFLPDRFIKGECPKCGALDQYGDNCEKCGATYSPTELKNPRSVLSGATPVERDSEHYFFDLPKMQDRLKQWLSEDRVQPAIRAKLQEWFDSGLQAWDISRDAPYFGFEIPGAPGKFFYVWLDAPIGYIGAFLKLAESTGLDFDEYWGENAQTELIHFIGKDIAYFHTLFWPATLMGAGLRTPTAVYAHGFLTLNGEKMSKSRGTFIQARTYLNHLDPQALRYYFAAKLSSGIDDIDLSLEDFRLRVNSDLVGKVVNIASRCAGFIHKQFNSELSAELAHSELHEQLVAAAESIKTRYERRETGQAMREIMALADLVNQYIDEKKPWAMAKSPDSLAAVQGVCTDGLNAFRILMTYLTPVLPAMSAKAAQFLNLAEFRWSDLARPMVGHKINAFEPLMTRIEQTAIDALIKATQEEAQAMNQANTTPLTEVKAPRAEIEPIAEEITIDQFTAVDLRVARIVNAEHVEGAAKLLRLTLDIDEEKTRQVFAGIKSAYDPATLVGRHTVMVANLKPRQMKFGLSEGMVLAAGDGKGGLFILSPDEGATAGMRVK; via the coding sequence ATGACACTTCAAGCCCCTCGTCGCATCTTGGTGACATCTGCTCTGCCCTATGCCAATGGCCCACTTCACTTGGGGCATATCATCGAAACCATCCAGACGGATATTTGGGTGCGCGCACAAAAACTGTTTGGCAATGAATGCCGCTATCTGTGTGCGGACGATACGCATGGCACGCCCATTATGCTCAAGGCGCAGCAAGAGGGAATCACGCCGGAAGAGCTCATTACGCGCATAGGCAATAGTCACAAAGCCGATTTTGCTGATTTCATGATTGGCTTCGACATATTTCACAGTACGCATTCCGAAGAAAACCGGCGTATGGCCAGTGAAATTTTCAAGCGGCTTGACGCACGTGGCTTGATCAGTCGCAAAACCATCAAGCAAGCCTATGATCCGGAAAAGGAAATGTTCCTGCCCGATCGCTTCATCAAGGGTGAGTGCCCCAAGTGCGGCGCCTTGGACCAATACGGTGACAACTGCGAGAAATGTGGCGCTACCTACAGCCCGACCGAACTAAAGAATCCGCGCTCAGTGCTTTCCGGTGCAACACCCGTCGAACGCGATTCCGAACACTATTTCTTCGACCTTCCAAAAATGCAAGATCGGCTCAAACAATGGTTGAGCGAAGACCGTGTACAGCCCGCCATTCGCGCAAAACTGCAGGAATGGTTTGATAGCGGCCTGCAGGCCTGGGATATTTCACGGGATGCGCCCTATTTCGGCTTTGAGATACCCGGCGCACCCGGCAAATTCTTTTATGTCTGGCTGGATGCGCCCATCGGCTATATCGGCGCCTTTCTGAAACTGGCCGAATCGACAGGGCTTGATTTCGACGAATATTGGGGCGAAAACGCCCAAACCGAACTCATCCATTTTATCGGCAAGGATATCGCGTACTTCCACACGCTGTTCTGGCCAGCCACGCTCATGGGCGCTGGGTTGCGCACACCGACAGCCGTGTATGCTCATGGCTTTTTGACCCTCAACGGCGAAAAAATGAGCAAGTCGCGCGGCACATTCATCCAGGCCCGCACCTATCTCAACCACCTCGACCCGCAGGCCCTGCGCTACTATTTTGCGGCCAAGCTCAGCAGCGGTATCGACGACATCGATCTCTCGCTCGAAGATTTCCGGCTGCGCGTCAACTCGGATCTGGTAGGCAAGGTCGTCAATATTGCCAGCCGTTGCGCCGGTTTTATTCACAAGCAGTTCAATAGTGAGTTGAGTGCCGAACTTGCCCACAGCGAACTCCACGAACAACTCGTGGCCGCCGCCGAATCCATCAAGACACGCTATGAGCGCCGTGAAACCGGTCAAGCCATGCGCGAAATCATGGCGCTGGCTGACTTGGTGAATCAATACATCGATGAGAAAAAACCCTGGGCCATGGCCAAGTCGCCCGACTCGCTTGCCGCCGTTCAAGGTGTGTGTACCGATGGCCTGAATGCCTTTCGCATCTTGATGACCTACCTCACGCCCGTTCTGCCGGCCATGAGTGCCAAGGCGGCACAATTCCTGAACCTGGCTGAATTCCGTTGGTCGGATCTTGCACGTCCGATGGTTGGACACAAGATCAACGCCTTTGAACCGCTGATGACACGTATCGAACAGACAGCCATCGATGCGCTGATCAAAGCGACGCAAGAAGAAGCTCAAGCAATGAACCAAGCGAACACCACGCCGCTCACAGAAGTGAAAGCACCGCGTGCCGAAATTGAACCGATTGCGGAAGAAATCACCATCGACCAATTCACGGCCGTGGATTTGCGCGTGGCGCGAATCGTCAATGCCGAGCACGTCGAAGGTGCAGCGAAATTGTTACGATTGACGCTGGATATCGATGAGGAGAAAACCCGCCAGGTGTTCGCCGGAATCAAATCCGCTTATGATCCTGCCACCCTCGTTGGCCGCCATACCGTCATGGTCGCCAACCTGAAACCCCGCCAGATGAAATTCGGCCTGTCGGAAGGCATGGTACTGGCCGCGGGCGATGGCAAAGGCGGGCTATTCATTTTGTCACCCGACGAAGGCGCGACCGCAGGCATGCGTGTGAAATAG
- the hemA gene encoding glutamyl-tRNA reductase, with translation MSLIAFGLNHKTAPVDVRERIAFGPERMSSALEGLIHGCGAKEAAIVSTCNRTEIYTRSECVRENLVEWLAAFHKLPPEAIAPYVYDHRDELAIRHLMRVACGLDSMVLGEPQILGQIKDAFTIAQDAQALGPVLSRLFQHTFSVAKQVRTDTQIGASPVSVAFAAVSLAKQIFGDLSQKTALLIGAGETIELCARHLQGSGLKQVIVANRSIDRAHHLAEQFGGLAIGLTDIPAHLHKADVVISSTASPLPVLGKGAVEQALKQRKRRPIFMVDIAVPRDIEPQVSDLQDVYLYTVDDLKTVIDEGQKSRAAAAEQAEEIISLQVGHFLEWVQLQTGAELIKSYRRQSEQSRDDVLFRAKALLAAGKSPEETLDYLAHTLTNRLIHHPTVVLREACATGDLTAVHAVQNVLGLGGDSPSS, from the coding sequence ATGTCACTCATTGCGTTTGGATTGAATCATAAAACGGCCCCGGTGGATGTGCGCGAGCGCATCGCCTTCGGGCCGGAGCGCATGTCGTCTGCGCTTGAGGGGCTGATTCATGGTTGTGGGGCGAAAGAAGCGGCCATCGTTTCTACCTGCAATCGAACGGAAATTTATACCCGTTCGGAATGTGTGCGTGAGAATCTGGTGGAATGGCTGGCTGCGTTTCACAAGTTGCCGCCGGAAGCCATCGCCCCGTACGTGTACGACCATCGAGATGAACTGGCCATTCGACACCTGATGCGCGTTGCCTGCGGTTTGGACTCCATGGTCCTGGGCGAGCCGCAAATTCTTGGCCAGATCAAGGATGCCTTCACCATCGCACAAGACGCTCAGGCATTGGGGCCTGTTTTGAGTCGGTTATTCCAGCACACGTTCTCGGTGGCAAAGCAGGTCCGTACAGATACACAGATTGGCGCCAGCCCAGTGTCCGTGGCATTTGCAGCCGTGAGTCTCGCCAAGCAGATTTTCGGTGATCTATCCCAAAAGACTGCCTTGTTGATCGGCGCAGGCGAAACAATCGAACTGTGCGCCCGTCACCTTCAGGGCAGTGGGCTCAAGCAGGTCATTGTGGCCAACCGGTCGATCGACCGGGCCCACCACCTCGCCGAACAGTTTGGCGGGCTCGCCATTGGTCTTACCGACATTCCTGCTCATTTGCACAAGGCCGATGTGGTTATTTCCTCAACCGCCAGCCCACTACCTGTGTTGGGTAAAGGGGCGGTAGAACAGGCACTCAAGCAGCGTAAGCGCCGCCCGATTTTTATGGTGGATATTGCTGTTCCTCGTGATATCGAACCGCAAGTGAGCGATTTGCAGGATGTGTACCTGTATACCGTTGATGATCTAAAAACTGTCATCGATGAGGGTCAAAAATCCCGTGCCGCCGCAGCAGAGCAGGCGGAAGAAATCATCAGCCTGCAAGTTGGTCATTTCCTCGAATGGGTGCAATTGCAGACGGGCGCGGAACTGATCAAGTCCTATCGACGCCAATCAGAGCAAAGCCGGGATGATGTGTTGTTCAGGGCAAAGGCATTGCTTGCGGCGGGTAAATCTCCCGAGGAAACCTTGGATTACCTTGCGCACACCCTGACCAATCGGCTCATTCATCACCCCACCGTCGTGCTGCGTGAAGCCTGTGCTACGGGTGATTTAACCGCCGTTCATGCGGTTCAGAACGTACTCGGTCTGGGTGGCGATTCCCCGTCGTCTTAG